A window of Rhododendron vialii isolate Sample 1 chromosome 11a, ASM3025357v1 genomic DNA:
GGGACAATAGCTATATAAGATGTCGCAATTCATAACAAAAGAATATATGAAACTGTAGTATTTGTCCCCATCCACATCCACATGTATTGCCACCTTACAACTCAAAAAATTGTTGCATTTGCTTGGGGGGTTTGTATTTGTGCATTAACCTAACTGACAAAGGAGAAGTACCGAGTCTCCGTTTGGGTAGCAAATCAGTTACACCATATAGACAATAAGGAACCCACGAACCCATAAAATCACTTCAACGTATCCTGCACACAATCCACATGAGTATCAACTACATGAATTTGACCACCAATACCCCATAATCTCCAACAATGACATATTGGCAAGGCTAAATGATACATCTTTGAGAGTCCATGTAGCTagggaaacaaagaaaaaacataaaCGAAAATTGTCGAATAACATATCACAAAACGAAAACCATAAAAAGTGTGACAAATTAGAAACCCGTGAAAAGTGATGGACACAAACGAATAGTGCCATTATTGTTTCATGCAATAGgaatatgaaaattgaactcAACCTTCACTTAACTAATGGTATAGCATAGGATCTGCATAGACATTCGCTGAACTCAAATTGGCTGTACAAAGCAACTACTATCATTCACAAGTAAACCTAATTAAGGGATTCATGTAAGTTCCGAACATAGGTCCTAGCTCGGTCCATAAATATTGCCAACCTTTGGTTCAATGGAACTAAGCAAGAATGGAATGCTCATTCTCCCGAAACAAATCTTCATTAAGACATTGGGGGTTTGGTAAAAGGGCGACGTAACATGGATATCCCATCTAGATTCATCATTTTATAAAAGGTAAATGGCCATTCGACCGTAAAGCTAAGGAAGGGACACCCAGAGTGCTACTGCAAAGGGATACGGTTGTCTACGAGGAATAGTAGACAATCTACGTACCCTCCAAGTTTATTTCTAATTTTCACACACGTTAAGAAAGCAACTTTGATGGAGCGTGTCATATATAAAACCCAACCCTATATGCTGTTTAAAACAACATAGAAATCTGCTACCTCAAAGGTTTCAAAACCTATGTACTTCCTAGCTAAAAATCCTATCCGCACATATATTCCAACCTTTCAAACATGCAAAATGCATTCAGAAAAAGGGCAGAAATAAGATGTCCATGCAGAGGTTCTTGAACACAATGTGAAcatcttcaaaacaaatacggtaataacatatttacttCAGGATCCCTTTTTGTTTGAATTACCCTTTTTTCATATTCTTCGAACCAGTAAGGACTTCCAACTTTCTTAATCCAGTCGAGATCGAGACCTCagaaatggaaataaaatagCATCCCAATATACTCACAGTTACAAACAATTATATCATTAACTATAAAAACACAAGTAAGAGTAATATGCTTACGTTTATCGCCTTGGGATGAGTTTTAATATGGAGTCTCTTTCCTTATTTGCTTCATCCATGAAAAGATGAAGCAAAAGCCTTTTACGAATGGTTGGAATTTGACCTCCATGAAGTTCAGTCGAAGGATAAGTTCGACCATCCCAACGGTCCACATACTTCATGACATAAATTCCACAATCATggctacaaaaacaaaattgaaagacatgACTACAATGCCCAAAAGAATGACAAAATAAGTTGCACAAGTCAAGGAAGTTATGACTAACAAGTTTGTCTGTTGTGCCACATCCGCATATTGAACTTCAAATATGCGGGAATCATTTCTTGAACTTCGCGTACATCTCTTCTTCAGGAGTGCAAAAAGATTCTTTTGCTATAATCGAAATTGAAAACAAGTTTGTAAGTATAATATAAAATGCGCCAATCAAGATATAAAGCATTAGGTCGAGCGACAACTTACTAAAATTTtaacttggtccaattgatCCAAGTTTTGTCCCGCGCTTTTCATTGAGTCAAGAATAAAAACGCGTGACTCAACAAGGGATATGCAAACGCAAAACCAATGTTCACTTTCAAGCACAGGCAAGAAAAGCTGTAAAATAATAGGCCACCATTCAGTCAAAATAACATTGGGGCACACATCATAAACAATGGAATACGGTATATATTGGGATTAGTTACGTACCATGTCGCATTTTAACAAGTCATAACCTAGTTTATTAGGGTCGCAATCATCCCGCAATACATTGCTGTACTTGTCACTTTCACTTGCAAGTAGATTGGActggggaaattttttttgaaatacatcagaaataaagtcaaaaaacaaaaaaatttaaccataATAAGAAGGATATGTTACCGCAAAGGCTGGGGAGAAAATGTGTCGTGATGGATGAGCCTTGGTCGCATGGGCTCTTTCCTTCAGCATTCGCCAATCCGTAAAAGTGTACATAACCTACGTGTAGTCCAGCGTATGACAGTTATTCAACGTTATGACACAAATAACACAAATTGAAGTATGGAACATACCATATTAGACACAAGGCCCCTCGGTTTAAACGATTGAGCAACTTCCTTGCGAGTAAGAGGCCACTTTGCCCCTTGAATACGGATCAACACCTCGCTGTTAtgccaaaatattttgttaGTATACCAAAATCGGGAAAGAGATAGCATGGTTTCAGAAATGTAACCGATGGTCTGTCCCTTACAAGTAATATGGTATGTCGCGAAAAAGATAAAGGTACCTTAAATCATTTGTCGGTCCCCTAATAAGATAGTTAATGACTGATTCTTCGTCTTCCTTTAATTTTGTTGTCTTGACGAAGGGTTGTGCAACAAAAGGAGATTTAATAGATGGGCTCGGCTTCACATTTCTTCGACGTTTTCTCTTTGTGGGATCAGTTGAGATCGCCACCGCTTCCTGCTTTCGCTTACAGGACGCCGACCCATCCATGATTTTCGATGTCCCGCccacctcctcttcctcctcaatCTCATCCCCCTTCTCCTGAATATGATCCCCCTGCTCCTGAATATGATCCCCCTTGTCCCCCTTATGAATCTGATCCCCCTGCTCCTCCTCCCACTCCCCCTGGTCCTCATATTCATGTAGTTCAAAATTTGGACTAAATTGTGGCGAATGGCCTTCATCTTCTACAGGTTCTGCCCGTGAACCATCTTGAGGGCTTCGAAGAACAGGGCTTCCAACGACAGGCTCGCCCATAGCAGCATCCATTTCATGCAACCTTTTAAAGTTATTCATAAATTGACGCATGAAATCTTTGTACATATCAATGCATATCTGAAATGGTATAAGATAAACCAAAATATGAGCATATGTGAAAACTAATTGAGGCAATCTATAAGAACCATGAATATATGAAATATTTAAACTAAGCCAATGCCATCACCTGATTTTTCAAATTATGGGGCGGgaactgagaaaaaaaataatcctcaATTGGCTTGTCCTCCGCCTCTTTGGAAATGCGAATATCGATCAATTCCTTTGTCCATAAGCCAATAGGAGGCTCAGGTTCCTCCCCAATTTCAACATCCAACGGATGTAAGTCAAAATATATGACCTGCAAAACAAATCAGTCATAAATTTTAACTTCCTACATAAACCATAATATTGTTATTGAAAGTGTTAAATAGAATGCTACAAAAGATTAAGTAAACATACCATCAAAAGGAACAGACTACCACCAACTCCTTCCGCCTTCCGTCCACGACCTTTGGTTACCCGAACCTTATAATTTCGAATCTCGTTCACCAACCAATCCAACACAAAGGCCGGCCACTTATACGTCTTTAAGGTTTCAAGGTCGTCGGCAATCACCCCAGGGAACAATCTATTCCCCGCAACTTCCTTTGTGGTGGGGCACAACAAGCATCCTAATGTAAATAGCATGTAAGCCCTATGAAACTTCCCATCAGTAGCGCCTTCCTTAATCACTTTTTCCAATTTCACGATTTCAATCCCCTTAAAACCTCCCTTAAAGTCctcttcaatttttgttctgTGTAATTCAAGGCATTCCGTAGGCACGGGTGTGTCCCCGATTGGCATCCCTAAAACTCTTGCAACATCTTCTTCAGTAATATGAACAATTAGGCCCCTCCTAAATTCGATGCTACAGGTTTCTGGATTGAAACATTGGACCAAATGCATAGCAAAAACTCTATGCATATGGCCACACTTCACATGAAGTAATGAATGGAATGGATTACATGCATTGATTGCATCACGTTGGTCTTGAGTCAATTGATCAATCAAGGAAACAAATTTCCTAGGGGAACACCTTGTCTTTATAATAAGCTGTAAGTATAAACAAACGGAAAATTATATTAGCATGGTAGTAATTTCATTATCACAAAGGTAGCACACATAGCAAGTATTGGGTGGTAATTTTGTTAGTATGAAACATGTACATGttaaaacaatcaaaaagcGATTTGTGGTAATGAATTAAGTAGTTGTGTTAAAGTGGGACTCAACTCAAATTGGATAAGACCACAATGAAAAAGGATACATATTGAAAGGCATAACTACCTATATATGGACATAAATGCACATAAAGGTGAAATCCCATGATTAAGCATTTCAACGGATGGAAGCACGGTACAAAGCATCGCTAGTTATTGACATACCggcactttcttcttctttttactctcccctgtactcttcttcttcttcttctttggacGGGGCGGACAATTGTCGCCCTCTTGTTCACTCGATTCCTCATCATTCACATCGACCTCATGATTCTCTTCGTCACTGCTTGATCCAGAATAGGTTTTGTCGTACTTCTTTCGCAAATATCCCTCATGCCACCATTCCGACATGGCTGCCATCACCTACATAGGAAATGAATATCATAGACGAGATTTAAAAATggtactgataaaaaaaatacaatttattTCCATCCCTCAATCCTAACCTCTGTTTGTTTTATTATATTGTCTTCTTCAAATATTGCCTTTAGACCTCGAGTAAAATCCTTCCTGCATTTAACCAAGGATTCAGTGGTCAATACGTAAGCGGGATAACAAAAGACATGAAATATCATCTATTAAAACTCACACATAAACAGCGAAACAACTAGGTTTCCGTTGCTTCTGGTGTGAACTACTTCCCTCGTGAACTTTTGCACCCATCTTGACCTGCACTTTCATAGGTGGTACTACTGATTTCCTAGCTTTGGCCTTTGAACGTACCATCATAGAGATAACTGCACATGAAACAAAGAAGTTTACACATAAAACCATAATAAGCAACCTGTGAAGTATAAAtcttgaaaatatgtttcagATCATCTTAGTTTCCTAGGGCCAGCCAAAACTATTGCAGACTTAGCCAAATTGCATTGCATTGTTAATGGAAGAAGACAATGCAATGCAATTTCGAACATCGGCATCAACTACTTTCATTTGCAAACATAAGCATCGACTGAGGTAAATGATCAGAAACAGCAGCAGAAAATATGATCGGCGTGATAGCAAAACAGGTTGTAGCAAATAGGAGATTGGAGCTGCCAAAACAGAATATACAGAACAGCAGAACAACAATTTGCAGCTGATTGCACCAGCAGCAGCCGCCATAACAGAGACAGCAGTAGCATCCACACACCAAATAACAGTAACAACTAGGGACACGCCCTCTTTGGTGCTCTCTTTGGGCCAATACTTATGATGGTAAAAGTTGTTATATGGACAACTGGATATATACATTACTCAAAATCTAGGAGAAAAATCAGCATTCATAGGTTAGAAACAAATTTCCTTCGCAattcaaaatcttgaaataaATCCTGAATGTTCATCTGTGAGTCTATTGCATCGtgctaaattttcaaaaaataactcgAAGTATTTTGGCCTATAAAATTCGTGGActgaactggtgtctgattcgcgtctgtgcagacagcacagacacgtgttggaaaaacgggcataactttttgctcgggtatcggttttacgcaccgtttcttgattccgaaattagactcgtatatctttctgaaaATGTATGGATTGTGCCGTGactctttctagattatagcagttttttAGTTAAAGTTTAGGTTTTGGGAAGTTCTGGGATTCTGGACAGCTTTTGATTTGTGTTCCTCGTGAAATTCCTTAAGTTTAGGATGCTGGGTGAACATGGGTGAacatgagtcttaaacattgatcaattggtgatgttttggtgttggaattattggaaaagattgagtatgtgatttttaatgagcattcgatcgcgGACTGTTCTGTTGGAACTGTgatttctgttttagatgtgtaacTTCATTTGAACGTATCTTGGTCATTCGGACTCCAAttagggcaaattttatattgaGATTGATGTTCTGAGAGTGTATTTTCTAATGGTTATAGTCTCGAAGTCTAATCCTAAACCAATAGAATGCTATAGTCAGAATTCGATCAATGGTTCTGCTAGAaagtgtgtgtttgtgagatttttggctttgaggtacaaattggtgaatttacttCTTTGCTTTTGGAATTAAACTTTGATCTCATATGTGCggaatatttgttaggttcgGAGACGAGGACGAGTATCGcagctccacgtagggagtgactgcgttggttttctttttgttggagaccgaggtgagtgttcgattcatagatgttcttcaattggattgaatttgaaATATTGGACTGTGACTTCGTGTCGGTGGGCAACAATGGCCAACGGTCGGACTTTGTGTCGTGCctttgactttgtgtcgattcgatggctttatgccaaaattatgactttgtgtcgagctagtgactttgtgtcgattatttgcttaatgcttaattaatgatgaacttggatttaTTGTCTATATTGAACAACATCCATGTATCATTTACACTCCTGGAACTCGTTTGgggttccagttttgcaggtataGGTCGGTGTCCACTACAGGTCAAATTTTGCGTTATTGTGACTCGCTTGAGAAGTGCGTGGTTGAGGCCTGAGAGAGTCTTTGTCTCCCAGCCCATAGATGATATTTGcctagtttagttttttttttatttggataa
This region includes:
- the LOC131306799 gene encoding uncharacterized protein LOC131306799, with protein sequence MHLVQCFNPETCSIEFRRGLIVHITEEDVARVLGMPIGDTPVPTECLELHRTKIEEDFKGGFKGIEIVKLEKVIKEGATDGKFHRAYMLFTLGCLLCPTTKEVAGNRLFPGVIADDLETLKTYKWPAFVLDWLVNEIRNYKVRVTKGRGRKAEGVGGSLFLLMVIYFDLHPLDVEIGEEPEPPIGLWTKELIDIRISKEAEDKPIEDYFFSQFPPHNLKNQICIDMYKDFMRQFMNNFKRLHEMDAAMGEPVVGSPVLRSPQDGSRAEPVEDEGHSPQFSPNFELHEYEDQGEWEEEQGDQIHKGDKGDHIQEQGDHIQEKGDEIEEEEEVGGTSKIMDGSASCKRKQEAVAISTDPTKRKRRRNVKPSPSIKSPFVAQPFVKTTKLKEDEESVINYLIRGPTNDLSEVLIRIQGAKWPLTRKEVAQSFKPRGLVSNMVMYTFTDWRMLKERAHATKAHPSRHIFSPAFASNLLASESDKYSNVLRDDCDPNKLGYDLLKCDMLFLPVLESEHWFCVCISLVESRVFILDSMKSAGQNLDQLDQVKILQKNLFALLKKRCTRSSRNDSRIFEVQYADVAQQTNFHDCGIYVMKYVDRWDGRTYPSTELHGGQIPTILNDIIVCNSTWTLKDVSFSLANMSLLEIMGIR